One Spodoptera frugiperda isolate SF20-4 chromosome 10, AGI-APGP_CSIRO_Sfru_2.0, whole genome shotgun sequence genomic region harbors:
- the LOC118277354 gene encoding tubulin beta-1 chain, whose translation MREIVHIQAGQCGNQIGAKFWEIISDEHGIDPTGAYHGDSDLQLERINVYYNEASGGKYVPRAILVDLEPGTMDSVRSGPFGQIFRPDNFVFGQSGAGNNWAKGHYTEGAELVDSVLDVVRKESESCDCLQGFQLTHSLGGGTGSGMGTLLISKIREEYPDRIMNTYSVVPSPKVSDTVVEPYNATLSVHQLVENTDETYCIDNEALYDICFRTLKLSTPTYGDLNHLVSLTMSGVTTCLRFPGQLNADLRKLAVNMVPFPRLHFFMPGFAPLTSRGSRQYRALTVPELTQQMFDAKNMMAACDPRHGRYLTVAAIFRGRMSMKEVDEQMLNIQNKNSSYFVEWIPNNVKTAVCDIPPRGLKMAATFIGNSTAIQELFKRISEQFTAMFRRKAFLHWYTGEGMDEMEFTEAESNMNDLVSEYQQYQEATADEDAEFDEEQEQELDEHH comes from the exons atGAGGGAAATCGTGCACATCCAGGCCGGCCAGTGCGGTAACCAGATTGGAGCTAAG TTCTGGGAGATCATCTCGGACGAGCACGGCATCGACCCCACCGGCGCCTACCATGGCGACTCCGACCTGCAGCTGGAGCGCATCAACGTATACTACAATGAGGCCTCCGGCGGCAAGTACGTGCCCCGCGCCATCCTGGTCGACCTCGAGCCCGGTACCATGGACTCGGTGCGCTCGGGACCCTTCGGACAGATCTTCCGACCGGACAACTTCGTGTTCGGACAGTCCGGCGCCGGCAACAACTGGGCCAAGGGACACTACACCGAGGGCGCTGAACTAGTCGACTCAGTACTGGACGTTGTACGCAAAGAATCGGAATCATGCGATTGCTTACAAGGATTCCAGCTCACACACTCACTTGGCGGTGGTACCGGTTCTGGTATGGGTACACTCCTGATCTCAAAGATCCGCGAAGAATACCCCGACAGAATCATGAACACATACTCAGTCGTCCCCTCACCCAAAGTATCAGACACCGTCGTCGAACCCTACAATGCGACTCTCTCAGTCCACCAGCTCGTAGAAAACACAGACGAAACTTACTGTATCGACAACGAGGCCCTATATGACATCTGCTTCCGCACGCTGAAACTGTCCACACCCACCTACGGTGATCTCAACCACTTGGTCTCCCTCACAATGTCCGGTGTCACCACCTGCCTCAGGTTCCCCGGTCAGTTGAACGCTGATCTCCGCAAACTTGCCGTCAACATGGTTCCCTTCCCCCGTCTCCACTTCTTCATGCCTGGTTTCGCTCCCCTCACCTCCCGCGGAAGCAGACAATACCGCGCCCTCACCGTGCCCGAGCTCACCCAACAGATGTTCGACGCCAAGAACATGATGGCGGCGTGCGACCCCCGCCACGGCCGCTACCTCACCGTGGCCGCCATCTTCCGTGGCCGCATGTCCATGAAGGAGGTCGACGAGCAGATGCTCAACATCCAGAACAAGAACTCGTCGTACTTCGTCGAATGGATCCCCAACAACGTGAAGACCGCCGTGTGCGACATCCCGCCCCGTGGTCTCAAGATGGCCGCCACCTTCATCGGCAACTCGACCGCCATCCAGGAGCTGTTCAAGCGCATCTCGGAGCAGTTCACCGCTATGTTCAGGCGCAAGGCTTTCTTGCATTGGTACACTGGCGAGGGCATGGACGAGATGGAGTTCACCGAGGCGGAGAGCAACATGAACGACCTGGTGTCCGAGTACCAGCAGTACCAGGAGGCCACCGCCGACGAGGACGCAGAGTTCGACGAGGAGCAGGAGCAGGAGCTGGACGAGCACCACTAG